The Juglans regia cultivar Chandler chromosome 11, Walnut 2.0, whole genome shotgun sequence genome contains the following window.
ATTGCATAAACTCAAAGAAACGGACAAACTTGGCAAATGATAATGACCTATTCATAGCTTGACCACTTCAATATGCTAACTAAACCAATCATATAGATCCCTAAAAGTGTTGTTAAAAAGATTAAGAAGACGAAAATGCTAAAGAATTTCATTGGAGCATATGCTATGGCATGGAGCTATTAGCATTAAAAGTATATTGTATACAAGATTACCAATATAGTCAATCTAAGCTTCATGATGATACAAGGGACGATGGATCCATTGGCAAAAATCTTTGCATAGTTCCCAtgatataaaaagataaaaccaCTTGTATTGATGGAAGATTGCACTAATGCATCTGTACACAGGATGGACAAGACAAATGAAAGCACTACAAAACCTACTTGAATGATGCCAGAGGCAACTGTATCGCCTCTTTTGTAAAGATAACTTGCAACTCAGTGCTCAGCTATTAAAGCCGAGTTATCCCCATGAGAGAAAGTAACAAGATTGTTGTTTGTATGGATGGCAGTTCCGCAGTCTGAATTATTAGCTTCGCGTTCACCCTGCTCAAGGAAAAATGCCAAAAAAGAAAGGATGCAGCTTTAATATTGCAGGGACAATGAAAGAATAATGTAAACAAAACAATACCTGGATCCTGATACGTATACACTTCATGAGAAGCATACCTGCTCAGCCAGGCTAACAGAATGATCCTGGGTTTTCTTAGAAAGATCCCTCAAAGCCCCCTGCAGAGTTCAGTTGTCAAAAATTAGGATAGTATtgaaagatgagaagaagatgccTAGCAGATTTAGAAGTAATGCCCACAAATAATTGTCTCGAGTTAGGCCTTGAATGAAATGATTGGCTCAGCATATTACTAGGGAAAATTTCTCAGGAAGAATATTCAGCAGCAAGTATAATAAACAAGAGTAGACAGAATCTGTAATAACAAACTATACAAGTAGGTAGAGAAAGCTCTAATATCACAATAAAAGTTCTGGTATACTCATCCAGTGATCCATGATGAGTATCACACAGACAAACAAGTGAAGACTGGAGGAATCATCCATGTAACTTATGGGGGAATGCCCTTGTGAAGAAAAAGAACCCGTAGAAGATCCAGGGTGGACAAATGTCTTAGGAAAGAGATGTCATCACATTCCTTCACGTTAACTATACTAAACACTAGTTCGGCTATTTTTATTAGAATGTCATCATGATGATGAGATTAAAATCTGAATGCATTCAAAGACATTCCCAGAGTGCAACCGTCACTTTATTGAGCtggtgaaaaataaaaacctgtTAAATGACATTATCTTACATCATATACAAGTAAGACAATACAATCAATTTCAGGCCTCGATATATGTTGGTAATTAGTCCTAGACTATTTGTGTGTAAGTTGGGTGTGCAAATACAGGAAAGATTACAAAGAAAACTGATAATAACTACCTTTCTGAACCGATAAAACAAAAgacaagaagaaaataaaagttctCACATATTTGTTACAACTATTAGTCCACTTTGCTTTTCTCGTTTGAACCCTATGATTCAATACTCCACAATCCACTTATCATATCTATCACCCTTTAATCTAAAATGCATAAAACACTAGCTGGCAAATGAATCAATGGCATGAACATTAGTTCAAAACTTGAAACTATATTGACATGGCAACTATGTAAGATGTGGTATGTATATCATTGTACCACTGAAGCCAGGATAGACAATGTTTTCCAAAGAGAAGATCTCAAGTCTCATTGGGCATTATAAAATGCAAAATTTTAATGTCTACCATAAAAAACTTGGGCATTGAGGACAATAAAGCATTCAAATCATTCAAAATAATACTTACCCTGTTTGCCCAAAAAAGTCCGCAGGCATTGCAAAGAGACCTTGGACCAGATGGCCCGCGCCGCATCATTGGAGTGGACTTTGAACTTATGCCACAATGTGTACATCTAGACAAGTATGCAAAAATAACAAGAGTCAAAAAAAGATGTAAACATGCACAAAAAATCTGATacagtaaaatataatttagggcatgtttggacactgagaattctcaaaattttcaaaacttctcataatttcactcacaaacatcactcaaacccaacacttttcaatttcaactttttcatctaatcattacctaatcattattcaaacacaaaaatcaataaaacttttacaaacttcaaaacaaaacacaaaaatcaatacaacttttacaaacattaaaacaaaaataatattaaaaacttatagtcaaacaattttttaactttataatatttttattcaactttttctctctatttttccaaaacccaataaaacatcttcactcaaacaacttcactactattcacaaaattctgagatactccaagtgtccaaacatgcccttaatttttttttttttatcagtaaataaaaaatttgattgatAACAAACATGCCCTTATTTTCAAAAGATCAGAAAAAATCCAACAGTATCTTGAAGGAAGCAACAAATTCAGGATTAAACTCACGAGGCTTCTTGTGGACTATCATCTTGCCCTGACTCCTGGACAGTACCCCAATTATAAGCTCCTTCTGACTGTTTAGAAGAAGTAAATTGACCCTTATTGCGCTGCATCCTGGTGCAGCATAACATATAAGaaacgggaaaaaaataatGCCTGGTTACATACAAAGTGTCACAACAATTATAACCAGCAAAAGAATAATGCAAAACCACATCAATAAGTGGTGGgcagaggaaaaataaaacaatcttCCCCTATCATATTCTTTAACAAGATTTCATGTAGCATGTTCTGCCAAAAACATACACTACAAAATTTAATAGGTTGTTTGCAAGAATGaggatttttattatgtttgataaGTCAAAATTATCCATAAGAGTGATGCTATAGCCTGATCATATTAGAAGATTGAAACAAGACTTGCACACCCTGCACCAACCAAAAAACTTTATGGCCAAGATAAAAAGCATTTGTGGTGGTTGTTTAGGTTCTCTTTTTGGCCAACTATTGTTATCCACTATCATCTATTCTTTTCAACTTATAATTGTGGGAGGGGGGAGTTCCACTAAACCCAAGAATATAACAATATACATTCTTGTAGGAATACAGTTCATACCACTGTAAAACTCAAGTTCAAGATTTGGGGTAGAAGATGGCTCCAAGGTTAGATTTTATTTGTGGTGTGGAAAAGGAAGCTTTCCCGAATGTTTGCATTGTTGCTCATCCTAAGAATGTATGGGGGACCATTTGGAGATATCTAATGATTTCCTCAGATGGAGTGTAAGCTTTCTCAGAATGGCTCGTAGTAGGGAAGCAAGTGCCTTCATTGCAATCTTTGATCTGTTGTATTCCACCCGGCTGAGAAGAGGAGGGGAATTCCAAGAGATGATTGTCCCAAGTTTGTTCTTTCTATAATGTCCTTATTTTTCATGATAACACTCTTTCCTAGGAAGATCATGTAGTGGACTAAGATCCCCTCAATAGCTACCTTTCTTTGCTTGGACAGGCTCTTTTTAGGAGTGACTCTCACAACAAATAACTAAGGAAAATAAACATGGTGGTGTGATAACTTGGTGTTACGTGTATAAGGTTAGAAAGTTAGTTAATAATCTTTTACTCCATTATGAGACATACTGGTTGGTTTGGGGAATTACTTCTTCAGTCCGACTATTTGACTTGGGTAATGCCCAAAATAATAGTGGACCTTTTTGGTGCTTGGAGAGGATTAAAACAGAAGTGCACAAATTGCAATAGTGTGGAATATGGTCCTTATGTGCCTCATATGGAGGGAAAAATGACAACAATTTTGAGAACAGAGAATGGATGTTGGAGGAGCTCAAAACTTCCCTATTCAATACTCTCTTCCTTTGGAAATTTCTATAGATTTCAATAGGCTCAACTTTCATAATGTTCTTGCATTTTTTTCTACTCCTAGATAGGTTTTTCTCTTGCATACGCTGTATACCTAGGTTGCACTTTTTGTGCTttccaataaaatttattgctgAGTAATAAATCCAATTTACAGAGGTGGTTTTCAATTTGACGAATCATTTAAGCTCCAGTAAATATAAGCTTTCCAAAACATGAGATCAGTCACATATAAAGAAAGCACTTAATTCAATCAGTAGGGGCATCACTAGGAAAATTTTATATCCACATCAAATGTTCACTGTCCACCAGAGTCAAGTAGCATCCTTAGAAGGTTTAGACATCAGTTTGAATCAAAGTTCCATTAAAGAGAAGCATAAACTTTGATTTGAGCTCAACACGTTAATAAATCAAACTTTTTATACTCACTGCGTGCAGACGAAGTAACAAGCGCTTCATATCAAATGGCTGAAAATAATTAGAAACAACCAGAAAGCATCTCCTATTACAGAGGCCAGCACCAATTTGGCAAGAACAAGATACATAAATAGCACCCCAtcagttatttttctttttagttacaAATCATGTTTGATTCGTAGAGATCAAATCTATTTGGACAAAAAAACTAGCGTGCACAAAAATTTCCAAACCTGAGGGCAACCTCTTGACGAACACTATATCTAACTTTCTTATCAAAGCATCGCTCTTTTCTCTTTTGGCGGAACCTATTTAATGAGGCCACTCTGTGTGGTTGACTACACTTTACAGGATACTCCATAACACCGCCCTGCAAAAAATGTAGCCCATAAAGAGAAGCACCGATAACATTATCAAATGTAAATGTCCATAAGATTCTTGGTTTGCAGAAGTACCCTCTGGTTCTGAGGCAACATCTCGGTTTGTGGTCCCGAAGATAGTTCACAGCCCCCGAGAAGTAGCAACACTGCTTGAACCTAACATTACGAACCAACAACAACTTTATAAtcaaatctttgaaaatatgtaGAACCCGAACCTCAATTCTCCGTTTGGTTTCCGAGAAGCTGTCGGAGAAACATAAGGTGAGACTTTGGTTGATTCGAGTCCCATGTTGCTTTGTTTTCaccaaataaatgaattttaaatcttatcgaGCTCAATTGAGGAGAGATTTTACATATCTCGGGTCTTAAATAGAGACAAAAATATCGAAATTCTAAAATTTGAGTCTCTCCTGTTCCCACattttctcggcatccaaacagCACATCAAGAGAAATACTACGAAACCCCAAACCAGATAATTCACCGtaaacaaaaggagaaaaattgCACCTTGTCAGGGGTAACAGAGTCGAACACATAGACTTGGCCTCGAAACGAGAGCGTGAGCTGGCTGGTATCTTCATGACGCTGAATCACCATCTCCGATGCTCCGCCACCACCGCCATGAACGTAAACAGCGTCGGCGGTGACGTCATCGACGACACCACCAACAGCGCCGCCAGAGTCGTCGATCGAGTGGGCTTCATAGCGAATGTGAGAGTTTTCAATGGACTCTGCGCCGGCGCCGGCGCCGGAAACGTCATCGTCGTCTGCTGACGCAGAGATCTGGTTGGGCATGTTCAGGGGCTGGGGGTGTCCGTACATTGGGGTCTGGGGACTTGGAGGAAGTGTGTATGGGGCATTACAGAGGTAAACGAGTGCAGTGGGGAAAACCCTAGCGCTAGGGTTGTGATAGGAAGATAAAGGAGAGAGTATATACCTGAATTAGAAACAGGGCGATTGTAGGTTTTGAAGAGTGTTGTGTTGTGAGGGAGttttgagtgagagagagagagagaggtggggcGGGGCGGTATGCAACGGGGAAAGGTGGCCCCGATTGGATTTGGATCCCTGCGTAATTCTCCTATGTAGAGAGTGAGAGGttttaatttgtaatgattaatgcTACGTAAAATCTTAGaatgcataaatattatatagtcgttttaaaaaagagtgaagtttactgtttaaaaattaattaatttttatgtgggtctcatatttattcacattttttaaaatgactatacggTGCTTGTACACTtacgactgtaagtatcatttctcatttttaattGATGCATTTATTATCCAGTtagcaaaacaaattaaaaagttttGCTATAAAAAAATCTGGTTTGCAGCACATGGAAATCTTTCACGTTAAAAAACTTAtgttaaatagattttctcttaaCATTTTATCAAACTATTTGAAACATCGGATCAtgtttttatacataaaaattaagttaataCCACTAATTTCGAAAATTTAAGACCAACAATCTGTTAATAGAATGCAATGAGAAGTGCTATACACTAtcatatttatgagaaatgttaTATACTAACATTTttattaggggtgggcagtggagTCCTGTACTACGCCTGCCCACCCTCCATCGGCTGGCCTCCTCTTGGGTGGCCAGGTGCCACTGACTGTTAGGTGCGGGCCCTCGCTCTCTCCTTCTCTTTGTCAGGCCCCACTAATATCTCCATTTTGTTATGGATAGTTTTTGTTCATTGGTTCACTGGTTTGGTTCATTAAGTCATGGTCAAATCGCTAAtggttttttacattttatattttatttaaaatattaaattaaattaagtgacttattaatgtagattatataataaatttaataaaaaaatattttatatggtcaatgataataaattagatgaaaattatattattaatttatataattactatataattaactaattgatattttatatttattaattcatagaatattaacaagtgttaatagcatatttaaaattttatattgttaatagtgataggttagatgaagatatatataaaatattgttattatagaatattaacaagtattaataatatatttaaaaatttatattgttaattgtacaattattatatataatttttttttttcattcagtcCGGTCTGGTCTAAAAAAATCGTGAATCGTAGACCGGACTGAATGTTTTCAGTCCTCTAAAATATAGACCGAatcggaccggtctaagtctcgatCGGGTCCAGTCCGAACCGAAACGGTCAGTCCGGTCGGTCGCACCGGACCGGACCCTTTTTCACCCTTACATATGATGAGAAATtacatatatcattatatatgtttttgtctttaaaaaaaattaagaaacgaTTATTTGCATGGAAGTTAGTGGAGGGTTGACCAAAATGAATGCTTATTCTGTACTTTCTctaaaaacagaaacaaatggccatctaaaaatgaaagaacaaagaagtcttatattttcttttattgttaaagtTGCCAACTTCGGTATCTATTAACAcgaaagaaaagacaaaaatatagaaaaatgaaagaacaatGAACTCTTTTCATCGATCCAACTTCCAACGTCTAAAAATCAAGAACAATGAAATCTTATCTTCTCTAAATACATCGTCTCTTTCCTTCGTTCCAACGGCTACAAATCTAGACGTCACGATTCTGCAATATAATAGTATTCAGCCCGGCCGGCTGCTcatgtttttttgttcttttttgtcGTCCGGCTGCATATTGTTGAATGTTGACCCATACCAAGAAGAGTTtgcaatataataatattaaacccAGAAGATAGAGAAATCGAACTCCCTTCCCTGCCGCGGctaaattaatttccatggaaAACGGTAAGGTTTTGCATGTGGCAGTTTTCCCATGGCTAGCCGTTGGCCACCTCGTACCCTTCATGCGCATATCCAAGTACTTAGCCCAAAAGGGTCACAGAGTTTCCTTTATTTCCACCTGTCGGAACATTAGCAGGCTTCCCAAAATACCTCCGAATCTTTCCTCCCTAATAAACCTCGTCAGCCTGCCTTTGCCCAAAGTCGATGGTTTACCCGACCGGGCCGAGTCCTCCGCGGACGTACCCCACAACAAACAACAGTTGCTGAAAAGGGCTTTCGATTTACTGGATTCTCCATTGGCTACCTTCCTTGAAGCCTCGAGGCCCGATTGGATTATTTACGACTATACCTCTCACTGGCTTCCCCGACTTGCCGCCAAGTTCGGTGTCTCACGCGCCTACTTCAGCCTCTTCACCGCTGCGTGTCTATCTTTTATAGGCCCACCCGAGGTGCTTATCGACGCCGATCCTAGATCGACTGCCGAGGATTTCTCTGTAGTCCCGAAATGGATCCCGTTTCCCTCCAACGTGGTGTATCGGGTTCACGAGATATCAAAGAACGTGGATGGCTCGAGCGGGAACGAGTCCGGCACATCAGATGGCATCCGATTTGGCATTGCCGCTGCGGAGAGTGATGTCGTGGCTATTAGGACTAGTGCCGAATTCGAACCGGAATGGTTGAATTTGCTTGCTGAGCTTTACCGGAAACCTCTGCATCCGATTGGGTTTTTGCCTCCGGTTATGGAGGATGAAGAGGAGGAGAACGATGCGAGATGGGTCTATATCGAAGAGTGGTTAGAGAAACGGAGAGTTAACTCAGTCGTTTACGTTGCACTGGGGACCGAGGCAACTCTGAGTCCGCAAGAACTGAACGAGTTGGCTCTTGGGTTGGAGCAGTCCGGTTTACCATTCTTTTGGGTGCTGAGGAACGCGTTGGCTCAGAACGAGTTACCAGCTGGGTTCGAGGAGCGAGTTAGGGACAGCGGAATTGTTCACGTCGGGTGGGTCCCGCAGGTGAAGATATTGAGCCATGATTCGGTCGGGGGCTTCTTGACTCACTGTGGTTGGAACTCGGTCGTAGAGGGCCTTGGGTTTGGCCGAGTTCTGGTTCTATTACCCGTGTTAAATGACCAAGGACTCAATGCTAGGTTGTTGCAGGGGAAGAAACTTGGGGTGGAGATTAACAGAGATGAGCGAGACGGATCATTTACTCGTGAGTCAGTAGCAGAGTCAGTGAGGTTGGCAATGGTGTACGAAGCGGGCGAGTCCTTGAGGGACAGGGCAAAGGAAATGAAGGGTTTGTTTGGGGATAAGGATAGGAATGATCGTCTTGTGGACGGCTTTATTCGTTTCCTTGAAGAGAATAGGTTGTCGAACGAATAGGTTGTCGCACACAGTGACAGAAATATCGACAAGATGCCGGAATATGCGGTAAAGTCAAACTCGGTATTAAAAACTCaatatttgttttgagatttattcttatttattattattatgaagaATAAAGGCACGAAACCCGTCCACAAGTATACTTATCaaacataaaagataatttagaatttgtttgaatagtgagacgagatgagatgattttagataagttgaataaaatattattttttaatattattattattttgatatttaaaaaagttgaattatttattatattttatatgagaatttaaaaaaattgtaataatgagatgaattgagagtattTCTGTATGCAAACGAAATCTTAGTAACTCAATCACAATTTAAGttttttgaagttgaagtttgaACCAATTTGTGTCACATTTTAGGTGGCATTTAGACAGACATCCATTTGGGAGCAAGGCAAGAAGAAGGGGCAtaatatgttatgttatttggCTGTAACCATTAGGTTGGTTAGATGTTATTTTTGGAACTTTATGTTAAAGAGACATGCTATACATCAAACTGTTTTATTCCACATCTaacactatttatttttttagctttatGTTAAACTCATCACCATCGCCATCAccttcaacctctctctctctctcctcaagctctcattagcctctctctcctcaagtttTGCTTTATAACGTGTTAAAGTAaagacagaagaaaaaaaataaaaaataaaaccccacaCGTCATGTGTGGGGTCACTGGGGCGTGAGATCAACAACAATTGCTTATCCATAAAGTTTTTCTATGTTAAAATGAGCAAATGGGCCTATTCACTATCACCACCAACCACCCTAACACAATTCCATCTTACTTGGAAGGAACTAGAGGCCAAAATTATGGTTTTGCATTTCCTATCGAATGGCTAATACAATGTTGGCTATTTCTTTAGTATGTGTCTTTCGTTGGACTTGGGTTGGTTTTCTAGACCTTGATTtatttacagaaaaaaaaatgtagccaAACTTACATCTAATTAAACCTCACATATTACATTACATGTATGAGTTTGCACATATATAAATAGACAGAAATGTATCAAGTGACAACGGGCCAATGCCAATGACACTTTCCAGAAACTTGTGggcacaaaaatgaaaaacctcCACTCCCTCTTTTGAAAATTCGAAAAAAGAGGAACATTTTCCGGATAGATCACAAGTAATGGACTCAAAAACCAGTCCATTTCTTGGGTCTCCCAGGCGTTGTTCATCTGAAGTTGTAGAAAAATCACATGAGCAGTAGGACCAGTTTCAAGATCtcagcataaaaaataaaaaaaaataaaaaaaaggaaaaaaacagttCGAAGTAAACCCCCAGAGACAAATGGATTCTAGAAAAGAGAATAACAATGTTAATTAAACCCTATAGCTAAGCGGTTAGAGGAAACAAGTACGACTGAAATATAAAACTGAGAATTTGGATACTTTGAGCTGATGCTGTAGACAATAAGCAATGCCAACCACAAAATTCTAACTGGAAAAGGTATTTGCTTTTCAAGAAGGCATCAAACCCTTACTCGTatatctttttctcttcttttggaTAAGTCATTGGAGGCATCTATACAAAGTTTTCGAGGGATACAATTgctatttgaaaagaaaaaaaaaagagctgaAATGCTGCTATTCCTAATACACAATGTTTATGTATTCTGAACTATACATTTAATGTTCACAAATGTGTTTAACACCCCTAATTCCTGACTGCCCTGACTGACTGTTTTGGAGATGGAAATGAAACAATGAATGAGTTTGTAATCCTACATTTCATGGCATCATGGAAACAGCTCTTCTGAAAAATCGGAAAGTTCTGTAGACGTCACAGTCTAAAGAAATGAGTCAACTTCCAAACTGCTCCAAGCAATGTTGATGGAATTGTGTACATCCTTTCACTGTCTTCACACCCAACAGTTCAGAAAGATCTTTCCAATTGGATAAAGTTTTAAGGGTCTGAGCTCTCAACATTTAATGGATACGGCTTGACATTTTGCAATATTTAGCAGATGCCCCTGTAAGACAAAGgggaaaaaatttattaatatcaataggcgtagccaagtacactggatgtatacaagagaaaaacaTCTTTGTCAAcacattattataataaaattcacaaaGGAAGGAAACGAATCAATGAACTCAGACACGCttacattaaaatataaaatcacgaGAATGTCCAACAAAAACGCTAACAGTTTAGCTACGTTTTTATGTTCCTTCAACAATGTATCCCACAGATTGCTTATAAGACATGCTAAGGGGAAAATGGCTGAGAGTATCAATTCTTAGACAATTTTTTTAGTAACAATTTTTAGCACCTCTCACTATCAGGCATTTAATTAAGTACCTTTAATCAGGATTTAGAACTTGATTTGCATTCTTGGAAGATTATATCTCAAATACATCGTGATCACACGTGCATGCACCTTTCTTCAAAAGCTTTACAAGCAACACATAAATTATGGTCAAAGCAACATTTCAATTACATACAGTAGAAAGATTAACCAGTCCTGATTATTATGACACCATACAAGTTATTCTACCTTAAAACTGTAACTAATGCAccctaaatttattttgttccaTTCATATCGTACTCTATCACATGAACCACTACGCCTTGTAATTATAAAAGTCCTGTAAATTTCTTAAGAAGTTAATTAACACGATCAACATCCCATGTGTGAGAGAGGCATAGGTATGATGAGTCTGTTCCAGATGACAATAATCCTTTCTCATGGAGTGCATGATACTCTAGTCAAGACATGCTGCTGGATTAGACATGTGATTTTAATGtaatataacaaaacaaaagaaaacatataAGCATGCCCTTGAAATGATATCGCCCCAAGAATATAGCATATGCTAACAGAGGTATAGGTGGAAACCAGAGAATGAAGAACATCATATGAAGTCCAAGGAGAACAATGAGACCACCTCTTTGTGGAAGAGGATTTTTCAAGCTATTTGGTCATGAATGCAAAGCGTGATGAAGACATATCTCattggaaataataaaaaatgcaacGAAATATTTCATCGTGAGAGGAGGCAGAGGCCTCTGGTGTGGCCACCTCACTTTCGGTTGGCTTATCAAGGTGGATTTCCTGCAAAGGGCATCCACCTCCTTTAGCAATGGCGACTGGTCACCGTGTGAGGGGGCAGAGGAAACCCTCCTACCATCAATGTGGGGTGGAGATCTGCAGAAGGCACTCCTGCCCCTCTACGTTTTTTGACTTTTTagtttctatttaattttttaataatttttatcttatactttaattttttaatcttcttatTCTTTGATGTGAGAATATTACACGTGGAGCTGATGTGGGATGATTGAGAACACTGTCGCAATTATTGCTTGATGAAATTTGGATGGAAGAACTGTTTGAATCAAATTGCAAAACCCAGGTACCCAAAAGCGACATTCTTAAAACTGAGTGATCTTTTCTAAAATAGTTTAAAACCTTTTCTTTCTAGGTGAAAAAAGGTTTTGCACTTTTAAAGAAAGATTAGTGTAAAACCTAGGGACCAAAGGTTAAGTTAACCCATTATAAGTCCAAAAAGAGTTAATTTATTCAATGTTAATGACTGCAGTAACTAACCAAAAAGAAGGTTAATGACAGCAGTTTACCTGCAAATAGCATCACAGATCAGCCCCAGCTACAAAGACTCCGACTTCTCTGTCTTCAGCTGTTGATCTATCCCATTACGGAAGCTTTAGATTTTACATTTTGAGGATGGCTAGCTTTGCGAAGTTGAGGGTTTTCAATAGAATACACAAGAAGGCTTCCATCTTTTGTCCCCGCTAAGAAGCATTCTTCTGGGGTGACTGTTAAAGATGTTATTATCTTTCCAACTCCATTATACCGTTTGATAATCTCAAGTGAGTTCATAGAGCGTACAACTATCTGCCCTTGGTCACCTGCACAAACCAAGAACTCACCGCAACCACTCAGTTCTACACAATTGAGGCGTCCATTGGAATCGGATGCAGCCAGATGTTTTCCATTAATAGAATAAAGGTGCAAACTGAGATCATCATCAGCATAAAACACAATTCGCCCATGCCGAGAGGCAACAAGCTTTGACAAGGCACTGCCAGAAGGATGGCGTAGGGATCTTACATATCTTCCCTCCCTAAGGGTATGAAAAACACAAGTTCCATCTTTTGACCCACTGATAACTATATCAAGCTCCACACTAACATATAAGCATGTAATTATATCATCGTGACCACAAAGAATATGGAAGGGAGTTTCAACAATAACATAGTCTTTACGAGGTAGCTCTGTATGTGAGTTACGCACTCTTTTTTCTGGGGTTCTACCACGGAAAACTTCCCACACCATGACTGTAGTGTCATAACTTCCAGTTGCAAGGATGCTCCCATCAGATGTCACTGCAGAATTATAATTCACCTTCAGTGGTTTCTATAGTAAACAACGAGCTCAAGTAACAAAACACTGcgcagaaagaaaacaaaaatacacaATGTATTTTGGATGGAAACAAGATCATGCATTACAATGCAGGAGCACATCACTCGCAAGTGTTGACAGTTCTGCATCTCCAGTTTCACCAACAGTATATATGACATGAGAGAGACAGAAAATCACGATGGTCATTTCAAGCAAGTGTAGCCTTGTGAATGAGATTAAGAGATTGTTGATTCTTCTTCT
Protein-coding sequences here:
- the LOC109021175 gene encoding GATA transcription factor 25 isoform X1, with the translated sequence MYGHPQPLNMPNQISASADDDDVSGAGAGAESIENSHIRYEAHSIDDSGGAVGGVVDDVTADAVYVHGGGGGASEMVIQRHEDTSQLTLSFRGQVYVFDSVTPDKVQAVLLLLGGCELSSGPQTEMLPQNQRGGVMEYPVKCSQPHRVASLNRFRQKRKERCFDKKVRYSVRQEVALRMQRNKGQFTSSKQSEGAYNWGTVQESGQDDSPQEASCTHCGISSKSTPMMRRGPSGPRSLCNACGLFWANRGALRDLSKKTQDHSVSLAEQGEREANNSDCGTAIHTNNNLVTFSHGDNSALIAEH
- the LOC109021175 gene encoding GATA transcription factor 25 isoform X2, with amino-acid sequence MYGHPQPLNMPNQISASADDDDVSGAGAGAESIENSHIRYEAHSIDDSGGAVGGVVDDVTADAVYVHGGGGGASEMVIQRHEDTSQLTLSFRGQVYVFDSVTPDKVQAVLLLLGGCELSSGPQTEMLPQNQRGGVMEYPVKCSQPHRVASLNRFRQKRKERCFDKKVRYSVRQEVALRMQRNKGQFTSSKQSEGAYNWGTVQESGQDDSPQEASCTHCGISSKSTPMMRRGPSGPRSLCNACGLFWANRGALRDLSKKTQDHSVSLAEQVCFS
- the LOC109021168 gene encoding UDP-glycosyltransferase 91C1 encodes the protein MENGKVLHVAVFPWLAVGHLVPFMRISKYLAQKGHRVSFISTCRNISRLPKIPPNLSSLINLVSLPLPKVDGLPDRAESSADVPHNKQQLLKRAFDLLDSPLATFLEASRPDWIIYDYTSHWLPRLAAKFGVSRAYFSLFTAACLSFIGPPEVLIDADPRSTAEDFSVVPKWIPFPSNVVYRVHEISKNVDGSSGNESGTSDGIRFGIAAAESDVVAIRTSAEFEPEWLNLLAELYRKPLHPIGFLPPVMEDEEEENDARWVYIEEWLEKRRVNSVVYVALGTEATLSPQELNELALGLEQSGLPFFWVLRNALAQNELPAGFEERVRDSGIVHVGWVPQVKILSHDSVGGFLTHCGWNSVVEGLGFGRVLVLLPVLNDQGLNARLLQGKKLGVEINRDERDGSFTRESVAESVRLAMVYEAGESLRDRAKEMKGLFGDKDRNDRLVDGFIRFLEENRLSNE